The Verrucomicrobiota bacterium DNA segment GCACGCTCCACGTAATAGGAGAGATAATTGGCCAGCGCGAGTTTCTTGAACAGCCCTACCAGGAACAGCGAGGCGCCGTCCGTGAAGTTTTGCAGCCGGATTTCCGGGAATTGCCGGAACTGGGGCAGCAGATGTTTCGCGCGCTCGATGGGGCCGGCCATCAGTTGCGGGAAGAAACACACGAACGTGGCGAACCGCAGGAAATTCCGCTCGCGCTGCACGTTGCCCAGATAGAAATCAATCGTGTAGCTCAACGATTGGAAGGTGAAAAACGAAATGCCCACCGGCAGCAGGTATTGAAAGCCCAAGGGCATCAGTGCGGAGGGATCGGACAGCTTAAACGAGAGGTGCGCCCAGGCCAGCACCTCGTTGAGGTTTTCCACCACGAACCGGGCGTATTTGAAGAAGAGCAGCAGGGCCAGGTTGTTGACCAGGCTGATCACCAGCCAGGTGCGCCGGCTGCTGAAGAGCGACCCCAGCGCCATGAGCAGGACGATCACGCCCAGCAACCCCAGCGTGGGACGCAAGGTTCCCGGACCGACTGCCGCCACGCCCAGGATGCCCACCGCCGCCACTACCGATCCGATGAACGCCCACTTCAACACCGGGTCATCAAACCGCAGCCGGGTCAAGCGCCCGCGCACATCCACCGTTTGGCCTTCGTGCGGGCAGTGATCCATCAGGGCCACCAGGAAAAAATCCAGCAGCGTGGAATAAACCACCAGGATGAGGTAGTACGGGTTCCACCAGCCATAAAAGAAATAGGAGGCCAGCGTGAGCCACGGCAGCCACAGCCGCGTCTTGCGCAGGGCAAAGAACACCGGCAGCACCACCAGCAGAAAGATTAAGAATGGCCAGGTGTGAAAAAGCATGCGGTTATTCGCGCTTCACTCCCATTGGCAATATGTCTTTCCGGGACGCCGCCCGCACACACCTGAATCCGCAAAAATCCGTGGAGAAACACGCATCCGTATCCCCGGTGCGTTCCCCCTGGCGCG contains these protein-coding regions:
- a CDS encoding MBOAT family O-acyltransferase, with the translated sequence MLFHTWPFLIFLLVVLPVFFALRKTRLWLPWLTLASYFFYGWWNPYYLILVVYSTLLDFFLVALMDHCPHEGQTVDVRGRLTRLRFDDPVLKWAFIGSVVAAVGILGVAAVGPGTLRPTLGLLGVIVLLMALGSLFSSRRTWLVISLVNNLALLLFFKYARFVVENLNEVLAWAHLSFKLSDPSALMPLGFQYLLPVGISFFTFQSLSYTIDFYLGNVQRERNFLRFATFVCFFPQLMAGPIERAKHLLPQFRQFPEIRLQNFTDGASLFLVGLFKKLALANYLSYYVERAYDNPAARSAPELILGTMAFGWQIFFDFSGYTDMARGIAKLMGFNLILNFNNPYLATGLGEFWTRWHISLSSWFRDYVYIPLGGNRGGTLFTYRNLFLTFFISGIWHGAAWTFVIWGALHGLGVIITRELERSALYRERVPRMLKQAGVFLFVSFTWIFFRAETLSDALLITRCIFTAAWHDPQIPLLMVGLTGLVWLYELLYESKFREVLKTGLVRVSVAVFIVLYLCICSSGGGTFIYFQF